ATACCGAACAATAGCTTAATAAAAACTGAATTTTTCCACATATTGGCTGAATTAGGATAACTTACAACTAATAAAATTGCGGCTACCCACCAAATTAAACCAGCCCACAAACCATTTTTTATCATTGGAGTGTCGAGTAGGTGGTCAAAATTGGGTAAAGAAAACTGCATAACGAGCAACAATGCAGCAAAACCCACCCCTGTTGCAATACGTTTACCTTGAGAATGCCAACCAATAAATTGAGCCCATTCCCAACCCGCTAAGCCTGATATAGCAATAATCACTAACCCAAAACTCACCGGAGGCAGTAGAAATAGAGCGGCAATAACAATAGGGATTAAAATTAATGCGGTGATGACACGATACTTAAGCAAATTATCCTCCCAGATTTATAGTGTCTGTTTCTGATGTAGTACCACCGAAACGTCTTTCCCGTTTAGCAAAAGCATCAAGTGCATTCTGAAAAACTTGTTCATCAAAATCAGGCCATAAAACCTGTGTAAAATAAAGCTCAGCATAAGCTATTTGCCAAATAAGAAAATTACTTATGCGGTGTTCACCACCAGTCCGGATCACTAGATCAACACCAGGCTGATTATGCAAGCAAAGATGTGAAGATATGGCATTTTCATTAATATCTTCGAGATTAATTTCTCCTTTTGAGAGGGATGTCGCTAATTGTCTTACGCTTTGAGTAATATCCCATCGTCCGCCGTAATTAGCTGCAATATTTAAATTAAGTCCTGTATTATTCGCAGTGAGTGCGACAGAATTTTTTATTCTGTCTTGTAGGCGACGGCTAAAGCGACTGATATCGCCAATCACCGTAAGTTTAACATTATGTTTATGTAAGTTTTTCACTTCATTGTCTAAGGCGAAGACAAATAATTCCATGAGAGAACTGACTTCTTGCTCAGGCCTATTCCAGTTTTCGCTACTAAATGCGTATAACGTTAGTGATTCAATTTTGTGTTTTACGGAAAAGCTAACCGCATCCCGCACTGCTTTAATTCCCGCGCGATGCCCCGTTACTCGGAGTTTCCCTTGCTTTTTAGCCCAGCGTCCATTGCCATCCATGATGATAGCAACATGCTTTGGTTTTTGATGCGGATGAATCGTCACTGGATAAGTTCACTCAATTTAACCCTTTG
This genomic stretch from Proteus vulgaris harbors:
- the cdsA_3 gene encoding CDP-diglyceride synthase, whose amino-acid sequence is MLKYRVITALILIPIVIAALFLLPPVSFGLVIIAISGLAGWEWAQFIGWHSQGKRIATGVGFAALLLVMQFSLPNFDHLLDTPMIKNGLWAGLIWWVAAILLVVSYPNSANMWKNSVFIKLLFGILTIVPFYCGMMALRMLGYSTDTYTGAWWLLYVMILVWAADSGAYAFGRLMGKT
- the uppS gene encoding undecaprenyl pyrophosphate synthetase, giving the protein MTIHPHQKPKHVAIIMDGNGRWAKKQGKLRVTGHRAGIKAVRDAVSFSVKHKIESLTLYAFSSENWNRPEQEVSSLMELFVFALDNEVKNLHKHNVKLTVIGDISRFSRRLQDRIKNSVALTANNTGLNLNIAANYGGRWDITQSVRQLATSLSKGEINLEDINENAISSHLCLHNQPGVDLVIRTGGEHRISNFLIWQIAYAELYFTQVLWPDFDEQVFQNALDAFAKRERRFGGTTSETDTINLGG